The following proteins come from a genomic window of Salvia hispanica cultivar TCC Black 2014 chromosome 4, UniMelb_Shisp_WGS_1.0, whole genome shotgun sequence:
- the LOC125222745 gene encoding dihydrolipoyllysine-residue succinyltransferase component of 2-oxoglutarate dehydrogenase complex 2, mitochondrial-like has translation MLGVLRRKAASGASSASVYGKSFYKLKPTGSAHLLSSAVGEEINCVRGFGNVRAFSHLPLAGRTMSLMPKREALDSSLKNVTLQTWSRSFSSDSDGDVFEAVVPFMGESITDGTLATFLKKPGDRVEVDEPIAQIETDKVTIDVNSPEAGVIKEFVAKEGDTVEPGTKVAIISKSGEGATHVAPSDEKPSEKSPSTPAPAAEEKKEKPAPKVETKPAVEKPKGPPPPKHSATEPQLPPKERERRVPMTRLRKRVATRLKDSQNTFALLTTFNEVDMTNLMKLRSDYKDAFAEKHGVKLGLMSGFVKAAISALQKQPIVNAVIDGDDIIYRDYVDISIAVGTPKGLVVPVLRNAENMNFAEVEKAINNLAKKANDGSISIDEMAGGTFTISNGGVYGSLLSTPIINPPQSAILGMHSIVSRPMVVGGNIVPRPMMYIALTYDHRLIDGREAVFFLRRIKDVVEDPRRLLLDV, from the exons ATGTTAGGTGTTTTAAGGCGGAAAGCCGCTTCCGGCGCCTCATCTGCTTCG GTTTACGGAAAATCATTTTACAAGCTTAAGCCTACAGGATCTGCTCACCTGCTGAGCTCTGCAGTGGGAGAGGAG ATTAATTGCGTAAGGGGATTTGGCAATGTTCGAGCATTTTCTCACCTTCCTTTGGCTG GACGAACAATGTCTCTGATGCCAAAAAG GGAAGCACTGGACAGTTCCCTGAAAAATGTGACTTTACAGACTTGGAGTAGGTCATTCAGTTCTGACAGTG ATGGTGATGTTTTTGAAGCTGTTGTCCCTTTTATGGGTGAATCAATAACTGATGGCACTTTGGCAACATTCTTGAAAA AACCTGGGGATAGAGTTGAAGTGGATGAGCCAATAGCTCAGATTGAAACAGACAAG GTCACCATTGATGTGAATAGTCCTGAAGCAGGGGTGATCAAGGAG TTTGTAGCTAAGGAAGGAGATACTGTAGAACCTGGTACCAAGGTTGctataatatcaaaatctGGTGAGGGTGCGACTCATGTTGCACCTTCTGATGAGAAACCCTCTGAAAAATCTCCTTCTACACCGGCACCTGCTGCTGAAGAGAAAAAGGAGAAGCCAGCACCTAAAGTTGAGACGAAACCCGCTGTAGAAAAGCCTAAAGGACCTCCTCCTCCCAAACATTCTGCTACTGAGCCCCAGCTGCCCCCTAAAGAAAGGGAGAGACGT GTGCCTATGACAAGACTTAGGAAAAGAGTTGCTACACGATTGAAGGATTCCCAAAACACATTCGCATTGCTGACAACATTCAATGAAGTTGACAT GACGAATTTGATGAAGCTTCGTTCTGACTACAAGGATGCTTTTGCTGAAAAACATGGTGTGAAGCTGGGTCTAATGTCCGGATTTGTAAAA gcAGCAATAAGTGCTCTGCAGAAGCAGCCAATAGTGAATGCCGTTATTGATGGGGATGATATCATTTACAGAGATTATGTAGATATTAGCATAGCTGTTGGCACCCCCAAG GGTCTTGTTGTTCCGGTTCTACGGAATGCGGAAAACATGAATTTTGCAGAGGTTGAGAAGGCGATTAATAACCTGGCTAAGAAAGCCAATGATGGCAGTATATCAATTGATGAGATGGCTGGGGGAACGTTTACCATATCGAATGGTGGTGTATATGGAAGTCTTCTGAGTACTCCCATCATCAATCCTCCCCAG TCTGCTATCCTGGGGATGCACTCGATAGTGAGCCGCCCTATGGTGGTTGGAGGCAACATAGTTCCGAGACCCATGATGTACATTGCACTCACATATGACCATAGGCTGATTGATGGGAGAGAGGCAGTGTTCTTCTTGAGAAGAATCAAAGATGTGGTGGAAGACCCACGCAGATTGCTGTTGGATGTATAA